A genomic stretch from Halalkalibacillus sediminis includes:
- a CDS encoding EAL domain-containing protein: METLCKFCGTVSPLVESGFLHVHSSSNAYELVEKYIEATQLSPSHLSIPYDSHQEIIPALKGWIDAGYGEEWIKLSPTEEIKRPMHLMIKHLYHRSINPELVKIIENEQFEAHLQPIFNIQKNELYGYESLIRTTAQTVSPGQLFKFADDAGLHSFLDQRARKLAIQKKAEEIGPGYYCFINFLPSSIYNPDFCLQHTFSIVEEYGVKENELVFEVVETEEIDDTNHLKEILYKYQTSGMRVALDDLGAGFNNLEKLSELEPDIIKIDRAYIDDCANNQEKQSFISQAIELGKKLGIVTLAEGIETKEELEWLTSQGVDLAQGYYLGRPAKDPIHAIPQNQ, translated from the coding sequence TTGGAAACATTATGTAAATTTTGCGGCACAGTTTCACCACTCGTTGAAAGTGGTTTTCTTCACGTTCACTCATCATCTAATGCGTATGAATTAGTAGAGAAATATATTGAAGCGACACAATTATCACCTTCACATTTATCAATCCCTTACGATTCACATCAAGAAATCATACCCGCCTTAAAAGGTTGGATCGATGCAGGTTATGGGGAAGAATGGATTAAATTATCACCAACAGAAGAGATTAAAAGGCCCATGCACCTGATGATCAAACACCTTTACCACCGCTCAATTAACCCTGAACTAGTAAAGATTATTGAGAACGAACAATTTGAAGCCCATCTTCAGCCCATTTTTAATATACAAAAAAATGAGCTATATGGTTATGAGTCGTTAATTCGTACCACCGCTCAAACAGTCAGCCCTGGTCAGTTGTTTAAATTCGCTGATGATGCTGGTCTGCATTCCTTTTTAGATCAGAGAGCAAGAAAATTGGCCATTCAAAAGAAAGCAGAAGAAATTGGTCCAGGTTATTACTGTTTCATCAACTTTCTTCCCTCATCTATCTATAATCCTGATTTTTGTCTGCAGCACACTTTCTCTATTGTTGAGGAGTACGGCGTCAAGGAAAATGAATTAGTCTTTGAAGTAGTTGAAACAGAGGAGATTGATGACACTAATCACTTGAAAGAAATCCTTTATAAATACCAAACCTCAGGTATGCGAGTAGCACTGGATGACTTGGGCGCAGGATTTAATAATTTAGAGAAGTTGAGTGAACTAGAACCAGATATAATAAAGATCGACCGAGCTTACATTGATGATTGTGCCAATAATCAAGAAAAACAATCCTTCATTTCTCAAGCGATTGAACTTGGAAAGAAACTAGGTATAGTTACACTAGCCGAAGGTATTGAAACAAAAGAAGAACTAGAGTGGTTAACAAGTCAAGGTGTGGACCTTGCTCAAGGTTATTATCTTGGCCGGCCAGCAAAAGATCCTATTCATGCAATTCCACAAAATCAATAG
- a CDS encoding pseudouridine synthase, producing the protein MRIDKLLSNQGFGSRKDVKKLLKKKMVIVDGETISSSSTHVDPETSEVYVGNEKVHYQSYIYLMMNKPTGVISATHDDMHQCVIDLIEEKYRPQHLFPVGRLDKDTTGLLLITNDGEFSHQLMSPKKHVDKVYEATVTCEVTDEDIRRFESGITLEDGYETKPALLKVNRTTTETSDVTITISEGKFHQIKRMFKAVDKHVLTLKRVKIGNLTLDSHLEEGQYRELTPDEIASLSNA; encoded by the coding sequence TTGCGAATCGACAAGCTTTTATCGAACCAAGGTTTTGGTTCTAGGAAAGACGTTAAGAAACTTTTGAAAAAAAAGATGGTCATAGTTGATGGGGAAACTATATCTTCTTCATCGACTCATGTGGACCCTGAGACGTCTGAGGTTTATGTTGGTAATGAAAAAGTGCACTACCAATCCTATATCTACCTAATGATGAATAAACCAACAGGCGTTATCTCTGCAACGCACGACGACATGCATCAATGCGTAATAGATCTGATTGAAGAAAAATATCGCCCTCAACATTTATTTCCAGTAGGGCGATTAGATAAAGATACGACAGGCCTTTTATTAATTACTAATGATGGAGAATTTTCGCATCAGCTGATGTCCCCCAAAAAACATGTTGATAAAGTATATGAAGCAACCGTAACCTGTGAAGTGACCGACGAAGATATCAGGAGGTTCGAATCGGGAATCACTTTAGAGGACGGGTATGAAACAAAGCCAGCTTTACTTAAAGTGAATCGAACAACTACTGAGACCTCTGATGTGACCATAACGATATCTGAAGGAAAATTCCATCAGATCAAAAGAATGTTCAAAGCGGTTGATAAACATGTTTTGACGCTGAAGCGTGTGAAAATCGGTAACCTGACCCTTGATTCACACTTGGAGGAAGGACAATACCGTGAACTCACACCTGATGAAATAGCTTCACTTTCCAATGCATAA
- the thpR gene encoding RNA 2',3'-cyclic phosphodiesterase, with translation MADEPHYFIGIPIPSEVSEVLADWQNEVEPFVKYKKWVHMDDFHVTIKFLGAVSSSQVRQVEELMKDLKDYSPFELALNGINFFGKEDQPRVMYGLIEKEENLLSIKNLMETKLKKLGFEEDKRRFRPHVTLAKKWEKDKLQLSLEALNQKLDQTSSSFKVNCINLYRVHPERERKYEVVKTYPI, from the coding sequence ATGGCTGATGAACCCCATTATTTTATTGGAATACCTATACCTTCTGAGGTAAGTGAGGTATTGGCCGACTGGCAAAATGAAGTAGAGCCATTTGTAAAATATAAAAAGTGGGTACATATGGATGATTTTCATGTAACAATCAAATTTTTGGGTGCGGTTTCTTCTAGTCAGGTAAGGCAGGTAGAAGAGCTGATGAAAGATCTTAAAGACTACTCCCCATTTGAACTTGCTTTAAATGGTATCAACTTCTTCGGAAAAGAGGATCAGCCTAGGGTGATGTATGGGCTTATAGAAAAAGAAGAAAACCTACTGTCTATTAAGAATTTGATGGAAACCAAATTAAAGAAGTTGGGATTTGAAGAAGACAAGAGGCGTTTCCGCCCCCATGTCACATTGGCAAAAAAGTGGGAAAAGGATAAGCTGCAACTATCTCTTGAAGCTTTAAATCAAAAACTTGACCAAACTTCTTCCTCATTTAAGGTGAATTGCATAAATCTTTATCGTGTACATCCGGAACGAGAACGTAAATATGAAGTAGTAAAAACATATCCTATATAA
- a CDS encoding diacylglycerol/lipid kinase family protein, whose translation MYVMIINPKAGNYKSQEVLESFLSDYPQYKNKCKTFYSEYPGHAEKLAQQVGSFYHQQIEMLFIFGGDGTLYEVMNGIKAFPDIPVSFVPTGSGNDFARGCKTPLDAYEQLRASLKYKGLKPYWFGVYQTDFKNPSNQRLFSTCLGFGFDAEVAERANRSFLKKWFNRMRLKSLIYVFGLIATLFIYRPKRLSLNINGEKKEFDDLWMLTVSNHPYFGGGMKIAPEATINSDEFTVTVVQKISKWKLLLLFSTVFKGKHTKLKEVHTFKASTIELFSSEQLTYQADGFTGKCYKCKVSKESKERMVVRN comes from the coding sequence ATGTATGTGATGATCATCAACCCTAAAGCGGGAAATTATAAGTCCCAAGAAGTCCTTGAATCCTTTCTGAGTGATTATCCTCAATATAAAAATAAGTGTAAAACATTCTATTCTGAATATCCTGGCCATGCTGAAAAATTGGCACAACAAGTTGGCTCTTTTTATCACCAACAAATTGAAATGCTTTTCATTTTTGGAGGGGACGGCACATTATATGAAGTTATGAACGGGATAAAAGCATTTCCTGATATTCCAGTCTCATTTGTCCCGACTGGCTCAGGGAATGATTTTGCTAGAGGCTGTAAAACACCTTTAGACGCATACGAGCAACTTAGGGCATCACTTAAATACAAAGGGTTGAAACCTTACTGGTTCGGAGTCTATCAAACTGATTTTAAGAATCCATCGAACCAACGTTTATTCTCCACCTGCCTAGGGTTTGGGTTTGATGCGGAAGTGGCTGAACGAGCAAACCGTTCTTTTTTGAAGAAATGGTTCAATCGTATGAGGTTGAAATCACTTATCTATGTCTTTGGACTCATAGCTACTTTGTTTATATATAGACCAAAAAGATTATCTCTAAACATAAATGGTGAAAAAAAAGAATTTGATGATCTTTGGATGTTGACGGTCAGTAATCATCCGTATTTTGGAGGAGGCATGAAGATTGCTCCTGAAGCAACCATCAACTCAGATGAGTTTACTGTCACAGTTGTTCAAAAGATCTCAAAATGGAAGCTGTTGCTATTGTTCTCTACAGTTTTTAAAGGGAAACACACGAAGCTTAAAGAAGTACATACTTTCAAAGCCTCAACTATAGAATTATTTTCTTCAGAACAGTTGACTTACCAAGCTGATGGTTTCACTGGAAAGTGTTATAAATGTAAGGTTTCAAAGGAGTCAAAAGAGAGAATGGTTGTAAGAAATTAA